A window of the Candidatus Eremiobacteraceae bacterium genome harbors these coding sequences:
- a CDS encoding VOC family protein: protein MSRYLHTSIFVNDMAESIKFYTEKLGLKLLDQAHYEGNADMAFVGRDWDAYVELVYDLEEHEPYAIGNRYEHLALEVDGDLPGVCERLKSEGVKILKGPKKSPGGTRWIAFVEDPNGIPVELLEPKPR from the coding sequence ATGTCTCGTTACTTGCACACGTCGATCTTCGTCAACGACATGGCGGAGTCGATCAAGTTCTATACGGAGAAGCTCGGGCTCAAGCTCTTGGATCAAGCGCACTATGAGGGTAACGCCGATATGGCATTCGTCGGTCGCGACTGGGATGCGTACGTCGAGCTTGTCTACGATTTAGAAGAGCACGAGCCGTATGCGATCGGCAACCGTTACGAGCATCTCGCACTCGAGGTCGACGGCGATCTTCCCGGCGTCTGCGAACGATTGAAGAGCGAAGGCGTGAAAATTCTGAAAGGCCCGAAGAAATCACCCGGCGGCACCCGGTGGATAGCGTTTGTCGAAGATCCCAACGGCATACCGGTGGAGCTTCTGGAGCCTAAGCCGCGCTAG
- a CDS encoding excinuclease ABC subunit UvrA: MYGSIKIRGARENNLKNVSLDIPKRKITVFTGVSGSGKSSLVFGTIAAESQRLINETYPAFVQQFMPRYGQPDADSLENLSAAIIVDQQRLGGNSRSTVATVTDAAQMLRIIFARLAKPQLGSPSLYSFNDPRGMCPVCEGIGQVAAMDMDAVIDKSKSLKEGALLPEAFSVDNWWWLIYARSGLFDIDKKIKNYSKEELNNLLHLDDGRKVKISKEGINLTYEGVILKLKRGLGSKDPEQLRPHVRAEYDKIFTRAICTACHGTRLNEQALASKIRSKNIADCSAMQVSDLGLFIRSIKAPQLQPMLDALAARLDNLVTIGLGYLSLARESSTLSGGESQRVKMVRHLGSSLTDLTYVFDEPSVGLHPHDVGRLAGLMQQLRDKGNTVLVVEHKPDMIAIADHVVDLGPRAGNNGGEIVYEGPYEGLLKSGTLTGNHIKKHQPIKVDSRKPDGALKIKNAKHNNLKNLNVSIPRGVLTVVTGVAGAGKSSLIEGCLPRSYPETVIIDQDLARGSRRSNTATYTGMLDNVRKAFAKANSVDAALFSANSKGACPDCNGLGVIFTDLAHLDPMVSECETCEGKRFTDEVLKYKLRGKSIGDVYEMPVADAHVFFTEPAIKKILQGLVDVGLGYLTLGQPLSTLSSGERQRLKLAAELGKSGNIYVVDEPTTGLHMNDVDTLIGLFDRLVDAGSTVIVVEHNLDVVSRADWVIDLGPGAGHDGGTVVFEGHPAELARHKTSLTGKFLAARHLSR; this comes from the coding sequence ATGTACGGCTCGATCAAGATCCGCGGCGCCCGCGAGAACAACCTCAAGAACGTCTCGCTCGATATCCCCAAGCGCAAGATCACCGTTTTCACCGGCGTGTCGGGCTCCGGCAAGTCGTCCCTGGTCTTCGGCACTATCGCAGCAGAAAGCCAGCGGCTGATCAACGAGACCTATCCGGCCTTCGTGCAGCAGTTCATGCCGCGCTACGGCCAGCCCGACGCCGACTCGCTTGAGAACCTCTCGGCCGCCATCATCGTCGATCAGCAGCGCCTGGGCGGCAATTCGCGCTCTACCGTGGCAACGGTCACCGACGCAGCCCAGATGCTGCGCATCATCTTCGCGCGCCTGGCCAAACCCCAGCTGGGATCACCCAGCCTCTATTCCTTCAACGATCCGCGCGGGATGTGCCCGGTCTGTGAAGGCATCGGGCAGGTGGCGGCCATGGATATGGACGCCGTCATCGACAAATCGAAATCGTTGAAAGAAGGAGCGCTGCTTCCGGAGGCTTTTTCAGTCGACAACTGGTGGTGGCTGATCTACGCTCGCTCAGGGCTCTTCGACATCGACAAGAAGATCAAGAATTACTCAAAGGAAGAGCTCAACAACCTACTCCACCTCGACGACGGCCGGAAAGTCAAGATTTCAAAAGAAGGCATCAACCTCACTTACGAGGGCGTAATCCTCAAGCTCAAGCGCGGCCTGGGCTCGAAGGACCCCGAGCAGCTCCGGCCGCATGTGCGCGCCGAATACGATAAGATATTCACCCGCGCCATCTGCACCGCGTGCCACGGCACCCGCCTCAACGAGCAGGCGCTGGCGAGCAAGATCAGGAGCAAGAACATTGCCGACTGCTCGGCCATGCAGGTTTCCGACCTTGGCCTGTTCATCCGGTCGATCAAGGCGCCGCAGCTTCAACCCATGCTCGATGCGCTGGCGGCGCGCCTGGACAACCTCGTGACCATCGGCCTGGGCTATCTCAGCCTCGCCCGCGAGAGCTCGACGCTCTCCGGCGGCGAGAGCCAGCGGGTCAAAATGGTGCGGCACCTGGGCTCCTCGCTCACCGACCTGACCTACGTCTTCGACGAACCCAGCGTTGGCCTCCACCCGCACGACGTGGGGCGTCTCGCCGGCCTCATGCAGCAGCTCAGAGACAAGGGCAACACGGTGCTCGTCGTCGAGCACAAGCCCGACATGATCGCCATCGCCGACCACGTCGTCGACTTGGGCCCGCGCGCCGGGAACAATGGCGGCGAGATCGTGTACGAAGGGCCGTACGAGGGTCTGCTCAAGTCCGGCACGCTCACCGGCAACCACATCAAAAAACATCAACCGATCAAGGTGGACAGCCGGAAGCCCGACGGCGCCCTCAAGATCAAGAACGCGAAGCATAACAACCTCAAGAACCTCAACGTTTCCATCCCGCGCGGTGTGCTAACGGTGGTGACGGGGGTTGCAGGCGCGGGCAAGAGCTCGCTGATCGAGGGCTGCCTGCCGCGGAGCTATCCAGAGACTGTGATCATCGACCAGGACCTCGCGCGCGGCTCGCGCCGGTCCAACACCGCGACCTATACCGGCATGCTCGACAACGTGCGCAAGGCCTTTGCCAAGGCGAACAGCGTCGACGCTGCGCTGTTCTCGGCCAACTCCAAGGGCGCATGCCCCGACTGCAACGGACTGGGTGTCATCTTTACCGACCTCGCACACCTCGACCCGATGGTCAGCGAGTGCGAGACCTGCGAAGGCAAGCGCTTCACCGATGAGGTGCTGAAGTACAAGCTTCGCGGCAAGTCGATTGGCGATGTCTACGAGATGCCGGTCGCCGACGCACATGTATTCTTCACCGAGCCGGCGATCAAGAAGATCCTGCAAGGGCTCGTCGATGTCGGGCTCGGGTACCTCACGCTCGGACAGCCCCTTTCGACGCTGTCCAGCGGCGAGCGGCAGCGGCTGAAGCTCGCGGCCGAGCTCGGCAAGTCGGGAAACATCTATGTCGTTGACGAGCCCACGACCGGGCTCCACATGAACGACGTCGACACGCTCATCGGACTCTTTGACCGGCTGGTGGATGCCGGCTCGACGGTCATCGTCGTCGAGCACAACCTCGATGTCGTCTCCCGGGCGGATTGGGTCATCGACCTCGGACCTGGTGCCGGCCACGACGGCGGCACCGTCGTCTTCGAAGGCCATCCAGCCGAGCTGGCACGACACAAGACATCGCTGACCGGCAAGTTTCTGGCAGCGCGCCATCTGAGCCGCTGA
- a CDS encoding amino acid permease produces MAAFLKRLAACQPLDRLRSDHEGPKLRRVLGVWGLIGIGLGTMLGGIFPTVGVGIQTAGSGVILAFGISGLACVFVALCYAEFASMVPVAGSAYTYAYATLGEFIAWVIGWDLVLEYGISAAPVASSFSGYFQELLGYFHLVVPSSMQTAALVTNPWPISIGSWHLQLMQFDLAHSQYDVIAAVSVVVVSALLAIGIKESASTNAIFVVVQIASFVIFLIVCTHFIHPGNFTGVAPLGFHSVVASAALVFFAYIGFDTVTVASEESKNPQRDVPIAIVGSLFIGGLLFVAIAAVTAGVVPYNKIAADSAMSQAVRLAGNQFFPVVSVTIGAMVGNISVMLTSLLGQSRIFYVMSRDRLLPPAVSALHPKFLTPARTTMITGVVVAFLALIVPLADLLKLVNIGTLSAFAIVSIGIVILRVVAPNAKRPFRAPAGPLIGVLGFLMCTGLILYGLSLPTWIRFLVWFAVGAAIYGFYGYHKSTLHPKNASNV; encoded by the coding sequence GTGGCGGCGTTTCTCAAGCGGCTGGCGGCGTGCCAGCCGCTCGACCGTCTGCGCTCCGATCATGAGGGACCCAAATTGCGCCGCGTGCTCGGCGTGTGGGGGCTCATCGGGATCGGCCTCGGCACGATGCTCGGCGGGATATTCCCCACGGTCGGCGTCGGCATTCAGACCGCCGGCTCCGGCGTCATACTCGCGTTCGGGATCTCCGGTCTGGCCTGCGTCTTCGTGGCGCTCTGTTATGCCGAATTCGCGTCGATGGTTCCGGTCGCCGGCAGCGCCTATACGTATGCGTATGCCACGCTCGGCGAGTTCATCGCGTGGGTCATCGGCTGGGATCTCGTTCTCGAATACGGCATCAGCGCGGCACCGGTCGCATCGTCATTTTCGGGCTATTTCCAAGAACTGCTCGGTTACTTCCACCTCGTCGTGCCGTCCTCGATGCAGACAGCGGCTCTCGTCACAAATCCTTGGCCGATCTCGATCGGCAGCTGGCACCTCCAATTAATGCAATTCGATCTCGCGCATTCGCAGTACGATGTCATCGCCGCCGTATCGGTCGTCGTCGTCAGCGCGCTGCTCGCGATCGGCATCAAAGAATCCGCGTCGACCAACGCCATCTTTGTCGTCGTGCAGATCGCTTCGTTCGTCATCTTCCTCATCGTCTGCACGCACTTCATCCATCCAGGCAATTTCACCGGCGTTGCGCCACTCGGTTTTCACAGCGTCGTCGCGAGCGCCGCTCTCGTCTTCTTCGCCTACATCGGCTTCGATACGGTCACCGTCGCCTCCGAAGAGTCCAAAAATCCGCAGCGCGACGTGCCGATCGCGATCGTCGGCTCGCTCTTCATCGGCGGTCTGCTCTTCGTCGCCATCGCCGCCGTCACGGCCGGCGTGGTGCCGTATAACAAGATCGCGGCGGACTCAGCGATGAGCCAGGCGGTCCGGCTGGCGGGCAATCAATTCTTTCCGGTCGTGTCGGTGACGATCGGCGCGATGGTCGGCAACATCAGCGTGATGCTGACATCGTTGCTCGGCCAATCGCGCATCTTCTACGTCATGTCGCGCGACCGGCTGCTGCCGCCGGCTGTGTCGGCGCTGCATCCAAAGTTCCTCACGCCTGCGCGCACCACGATGATCACCGGAGTCGTCGTGGCGTTTCTCGCCCTCATCGTGCCGCTTGCCGATCTGCTCAAGCTCGTCAATATCGGCACCTTGTCCGCGTTCGCCATCGTCAGCATCGGCATCGTGATCCTGCGCGTCGTCGCGCCAAACGCAAAGCGTCCATTCCGCGCACCTGCGGGGCCCCTCATCGGCGTACTCGGGTTCCTCATGTGCACCGGTTTGATACTCTACGGGCTCTCGCTCCCGACGTGGATCCGGTTCTTGGTGTGGTTCGCCGTCGGCGCTGCGATCTACGGCTTTTACGGGTATCACAAGAGCACGCTGCATCCCAAGAACGCATCCAACGTCTAA
- a CDS encoding aldehyde dehydrogenase family protein gives MSASTANPAVVHRVLPVAGERRPTATAEPVINPYDGSVVATIGVGTAADLDDAISAASAAFDSFRRWPRYKRKDLLLGVAARLRERRAEFVDLMIAESGKPRTYAGIEVDRAVSTFTLAAEESTRFGGEMLPLDLAPSTEGYTAIVARFPIGVIGAISPFNFPLNLVAHKLAPALAVGNTVVLKPPPQAPLSALLLADVCYDAGLPASALSVVHCPVGVAQTIAADERIAMLSFTGSAKVGWHLKSVAGKKKVVLELGGNAAALVFADADVAWAAKRCALGSFAHAGQVCIKVQRIFVEQTVFDAFVTLFRQETAALHVGDPASPETLVGPMIDTASADRVSAWVEEAVRAGAKVLAGGARRLNVLEPTILTGTTPAMKVEAEEIFGPVSTIAPVASIDEAFARANETRYGLQAGVFTFDVRSIAKAFDELNVGGVICNDYPTLRVDNFPYGGVKESGFGREGVRYAMEEMTELKTLVVKYR, from the coding sequence GTGAGCGCAAGCACGGCGAATCCGGCGGTCGTGCACCGCGTGCTCCCGGTCGCAGGTGAGCGCAGGCCGACGGCGACAGCCGAGCCGGTGATCAATCCGTACGACGGCAGCGTCGTGGCCACCATCGGCGTCGGCACCGCTGCAGACCTCGACGACGCGATTTCCGCCGCATCCGCTGCCTTCGATTCGTTTCGACGCTGGCCACGCTACAAACGCAAGGACTTGCTGCTCGGCGTCGCGGCACGACTGCGCGAGCGGCGCGCGGAGTTCGTCGATCTCATGATCGCCGAAAGCGGCAAGCCGCGAACGTACGCCGGCATCGAGGTAGACCGCGCCGTCAGCACGTTCACGCTTGCCGCAGAAGAGTCCACGCGCTTCGGCGGCGAGATGCTGCCGCTCGATCTGGCGCCGTCGACCGAGGGCTACACAGCGATCGTCGCCCGCTTCCCGATCGGCGTCATCGGCGCGATCTCGCCGTTCAATTTTCCCCTGAACCTGGTCGCACACAAACTTGCGCCCGCTCTCGCGGTGGGCAACACCGTGGTGTTGAAACCTCCGCCGCAAGCACCCCTGAGCGCGCTGCTCCTCGCCGACGTCTGCTACGACGCCGGGCTTCCGGCTTCCGCACTTTCCGTGGTGCATTGCCCGGTCGGCGTCGCGCAGACAATCGCCGCGGACGAGCGCATCGCGATGCTTTCGTTCACCGGATCGGCCAAGGTTGGCTGGCACTTGAAGTCCGTCGCGGGCAAGAAGAAAGTCGTGTTGGAGTTGGGGGGCAACGCCGCCGCGCTCGTGTTCGCCGATGCGGACGTCGCATGGGCGGCGAAACGCTGTGCGCTTGGCTCGTTCGCGCACGCCGGCCAAGTCTGCATCAAGGTGCAGCGCATCTTCGTGGAGCAGACCGTTTTCGACGCGTTCGTCACGCTCTTCCGGCAAGAGACCGCGGCGCTGCACGTCGGCGACCCGGCAAGCCCCGAGACATTAGTCGGCCCGATGATCGACACCGCGAGCGCCGACCGCGTCAGCGCGTGGGTCGAAGAGGCCGTGCGCGCGGGCGCCAAAGTCTTGGCCGGAGGCGCGCGCCGTCTCAACGTGCTCGAGCCGACGATTCTCACCGGCACGACGCCCGCGATGAAGGTGGAGGCCGAAGAGATCTTCGGGCCGGTTTCCACGATCGCGCCGGTCGCTTCGATCGATGAAGCGTTCGCGCGCGCAAACGAAACCCGGTATGGCCTGCAGGCGGGCGTCTTCACGTTCGACGTGCGCAGCATCGCCAAGGCATTCGACGAGCTGAACGTCGGCGGCGTGATCTGCAACGACTATCCCACGCTCCGCGTCGACAACTTCCCGTACGGCGGCGTCAAGGAGAGCGGATTTGGCCGCGAAGGCGTCCGTTACGCGATGGAAGAGATGACCGAGCTCAAGACTCTCGTCGTGAAATACCGGTAG
- a CDS encoding aldehyde dehydrogenase family protein: MLTMQDDLLKNLHRENGVALMFIDGVFSAASDGGTSKCINPSNGELIVRVAEGTLADAERAIRAAREAFQNGPWGESLAQDRARLLHRLADRIDEHAEELSRLETLNNGKPLRETQYDMTDAANCFRYYAGLATKPHGQTFDVPAASQSFTVREPIGVCGQIIPWNYPLLMAAWKLAPALAAGNACILKPSELTPLTALRLAVLIKEAGFPNGVVNILTGAGAVVGHALAASDLVDKIAFTGGTKTGRSIMQAATGNLKKISLELGGKSPNIVFADADFDTAIDYALFGIYANAGQVCSAGSRLIVQDTLHDRFVKRLVERAKKIVVGDGFDPTVEMGPIVSRAHQEKVEAYIKIGLAEGATLECGGERLGGELGVKGNFIVPTIFSNTKPSMRIVQEEIFGPVLVVQKFKDEAEAVEMANDTIYGLAGAVFTNDIARAHRVIRKLRAGITWINTYHPTYNEAPWGGYKQSGIGRELGTYGYDAYTEVKQINVNLAVEPSGWFADR; encoded by the coding sequence ATGTTGACCATGCAGGACGATCTGCTCAAGAATCTTCACCGCGAAAACGGCGTCGCGCTCATGTTCATCGACGGCGTATTCAGCGCCGCGTCCGACGGTGGTACGAGCAAGTGCATCAATCCTTCGAACGGCGAGCTCATCGTGCGAGTCGCCGAAGGCACGCTCGCGGACGCCGAGCGGGCCATCCGCGCTGCCCGAGAGGCGTTCCAAAACGGACCCTGGGGCGAGTCGCTCGCTCAAGACCGCGCGCGTCTGCTCCACAGACTCGCCGACCGCATCGACGAGCACGCCGAGGAGCTCTCACGTCTCGAGACGTTGAACAACGGCAAGCCGTTGCGCGAAACCCAATACGACATGACCGATGCGGCGAATTGCTTCCGCTATTACGCTGGTCTTGCCACGAAGCCGCACGGCCAGACCTTCGACGTGCCCGCCGCGTCGCAAAGCTTCACGGTGCGCGAACCGATCGGCGTCTGCGGTCAGATCATCCCTTGGAACTATCCGCTGCTGATGGCCGCGTGGAAGCTTGCGCCGGCGCTTGCCGCGGGAAACGCCTGCATCCTCAAGCCTTCGGAACTCACGCCGCTCACCGCGTTGCGCCTCGCCGTGCTGATAAAGGAAGCCGGTTTTCCGAACGGCGTTGTGAACATCCTCACCGGCGCGGGCGCGGTGGTGGGTCACGCGCTCGCCGCATCCGACCTCGTCGACAAGATCGCCTTCACCGGCGGCACGAAGACCGGACGTTCGATCATGCAAGCCGCCACTGGCAACCTCAAGAAGATCTCGCTCGAGCTCGGCGGCAAGTCGCCGAACATCGTCTTCGCCGACGCGGATTTCGACACGGCGATCGACTACGCGCTTTTCGGCATTTATGCAAACGCGGGTCAGGTCTGCTCGGCGGGATCGCGCCTCATCGTCCAAGACACGCTTCACGACCGCTTCGTCAAACGGCTCGTCGAACGAGCCAAGAAAATCGTGGTCGGCGACGGCTTCGACCCGACGGTCGAGATGGGCCCGATCGTCAGCCGCGCGCATCAGGAAAAAGTCGAGGCATACATCAAGATCGGCCTCGCCGAGGGCGCCACCCTTGAGTGCGGGGGCGAACGATTAGGCGGCGAGCTAGGGGTTAAAGGCAACTTCATCGTGCCCACGATCTTCTCGAACACGAAGCCGTCGATGCGCATCGTGCAAGAGGAGATATTCGGCCCCGTGCTCGTCGTGCAGAAATTCAAGGATGAAGCAGAGGCCGTCGAAATGGCCAACGATACGATCTACGGCCTCGCCGGCGCGGTCTTCACGAACGACATAGCGCGCGCGCACCGCGTGATCCGCAAGCTGCGCGCGGGCATCACCTGGATCAACACGTACCATCCCACGTACAATGAAGCGCCGTGGGGCGGCTACAAGCAGTCGGGCATCGGACGCGAACTCGGCACCTACGGCTACGACGCCTACACCGAGGTCAAGCAGATCAACGTCAACCTGGCGGTCGAGCCGAGCGGCTGGTTCGCCGACCGGTGA
- a CDS encoding putrescine aminotransferase — protein sequence MPTNSNSETIAYTQRVLDLIAKPAITPDDAAWITAETVNGFRDHVNPGFLEYRKALSVDHAAAAVEWEDAGPNAFRDVNGKEYIDCLGGFGIFNVGHRHPKVVKAVTDQLKRQALHSQDLLDPLRAMLAKTLSMVTPGNLEYAFFCNSGTEAVEAALKLARAYDPKKPTIVAATKGFHGKSFGALSVSAKGEFRMPFGPMLPNVEHVPFNDLEELRTEMHKLRMVGEEAGAVVLEPIQGEGGVNLPDDDYLPGVRKLCDDYGALLVLDEVQTGMGRTGKMFCCEHYGVTPDLICLAKAFGGGVMPAGAVVGSKAVFSRLFKNPFLHTTTFGGNPLACAAALATINVLLEEKLPERAGVIGAKFIAGLRKSVEGHANIVSDVRGKGLLIAIEFVTNELGFELGKQMLKRGVLVSGTLVNARTIRFEPPLTITEEQIEYVCKALGDSLETMSRKTLSA from the coding sequence ATTCCTACGAACTCGAATAGCGAAACCATAGCATACACGCAACGCGTGTTGGATCTTATCGCGAAGCCGGCGATCACGCCCGACGACGCCGCGTGGATCACGGCGGAGACCGTGAACGGATTTCGCGATCATGTCAATCCGGGTTTTCTCGAATATCGCAAGGCGTTGTCGGTCGATCATGCGGCGGCAGCCGTCGAATGGGAGGATGCCGGGCCGAACGCCTTTCGCGATGTCAACGGCAAAGAGTACATCGACTGCCTTGGCGGATTCGGCATCTTCAACGTGGGTCATCGCCATCCGAAAGTCGTCAAGGCGGTCACCGACCAGCTGAAACGCCAGGCCCTGCACAGCCAGGATCTGCTCGACCCGCTGCGCGCCATGCTCGCAAAGACGCTCTCGATGGTCACGCCCGGCAACCTGGAATACGCCTTCTTCTGCAATAGCGGCACGGAAGCGGTCGAGGCCGCCTTGAAATTGGCGCGCGCGTACGATCCCAAAAAACCGACCATCGTCGCCGCCACGAAAGGATTCCACGGCAAAAGCTTTGGCGCGCTCTCGGTCAGCGCGAAAGGCGAATTCCGCATGCCGTTCGGCCCGATGCTGCCGAATGTCGAACACGTGCCGTTCAACGATCTCGAAGAACTGCGAACGGAGATGCACAAATTGCGGATGGTCGGCGAAGAGGCGGGCGCGGTTGTGCTCGAACCGATCCAAGGTGAAGGCGGCGTGAACCTGCCCGACGACGATTATCTCCCCGGCGTGCGAAAGCTCTGCGACGACTACGGCGCGTTGCTCGTGCTGGATGAAGTTCAGACCGGCATGGGCCGCACCGGCAAGATGTTCTGCTGCGAGCACTACGGCGTCACGCCCGATCTCATCTGCCTTGCAAAGGCGTTCGGCGGCGGCGTCATGCCGGCAGGGGCGGTGGTGGGAAGCAAAGCCGTCTTCTCACGGCTTTTCAAAAATCCGTTTCTGCACACGACGACGTTCGGCGGCAATCCGCTCGCGTGCGCTGCGGCGCTCGCGACCATCAACGTCCTGCTTGAAGAGAAATTGCCGGAGCGCGCAGGGGTCATCGGCGCGAAGTTCATCGCCGGCCTGCGCAAGTCGGTCGAAGGGCACGCGAACATCGTGAGCGACGTGCGCGGCAAAGGTCTTCTCATCGCGATCGAATTCGTCACGAACGAACTCGGTTTCGAACTGGGAAAGCAGATGCTCAAACGCGGCGTGCTCGTCTCCGGCACGCTTGTGAACGCGCGGACCATCCGCTTCGAGCCGCCGCTCACGATCACGGAGGAGCAAATCGAGTACGTCTGCAAGGCGTTGGGCGACTCGCTCGAAACCATGTCTCGCAAGACGCTCAGCGCGTGA